In Phragmites australis chromosome 16, lpPhrAust1.1, whole genome shotgun sequence, one DNA window encodes the following:
- the LOC133895283 gene encoding peptidyl-prolyl cis-trans isomerase CYP28, chloroplastic translates to MALPSSSVRAASSTVYHVSLSSLHHHPNSHHACFPPSKTNHDNTHKYIKPHKISRRSLFFLPSSFLLLHTSSSFAIDDANTPSTSTIDTTITDRIFMDFSVCPSYFRSDRPLGAELSSCPDSEPLGRVVFGLYGRLLPVTTANFKATCTSAAYRGTLIHKLLQGQFFAAGRQGSRRDKGEVQPPSGLVRNSETVDPKAFELRHARPGTLSLCLGQNDDDDDIKLNPNYHNVEFLVTTGPGPCPELDGQNIVFGTVLEGMDVITSIATIPTYKPAERIRFFNDVAQLIGDERAQTARALWNRPLKTVYISDCGELKVTKQSLSPPSLP, encoded by the exons ATGGCATTGCCTTCATCAAGCGTCAGAGCTGCATCCTCCACGGTTTACCATGTCTCTCTTAGcagcctccaccaccaccccaaCAGCCACCATGCATGTTTTCCTCCCTCAAAAACAAACCATGACAATACCCATAAATACATCAAGCCACACAAAATTTCTAGAAGGTCTCTCTTCTTCCTACCTtcctcctttcttctcctccacACTTCCTCCTCCTTTGCCATAGACGACGCAAACACCCCATCCACCTCAACAATTGACACCACAATCACAGATCGCATCTTTATGGACTTCAGTGTCTGTCCGAGCTACTTTCGCTCTGACCGCCCTTTAGGAGCTGAGCTTTCTTCATGCCCTGATTCTGAGCCTCTTGGTCGTGTAGTCTTTGGTCTCTATGGTCGTCTTCTCCCTGTTACTACTGCCAATTTCAAAGCTACTTGCACTTCAGCTGCATACCGGGGCACACTTATCCACAAGCTCCTCCAGGGACAGTTCTTTGCTGCTGGCCGCCAAGGTTCACGGCGTGATAAGGGTGAGGTCCAGCCTCCCTCAGGCCTTGTTAGGAACTCCGAGACTGTTGACCCTAAAGCATTTGAACTGAGGCATGCAAGGCCTGGAACCCTCTCCTTGTGCCTTGGACagaatgatgacgatgatgacatCAAGCTCAACCCCAATTATCACAATGTTGAATTCTTGGTTACTACAGGGCCAGGACCCTGCCCAGAGCTTGATGGCCAGAACATTGTCTTTGGAACTGTACTGGAAG GAATGGATGTTATCACCAGCATCGCAACCATACCTACCTACAAACCAGCTGAAAGGATCCGCTTCTTCAACGACGTTGCGCAGTTGATTGGCGATGAAAGAGCTCAAACTGCTCGGGCTCTGTGGAATCGCCCACTTAAAACAGTATATATCAGCGACTGCGGGGAGCTGAAAGTGACCAAACAATCTCTTTCCCCCCCAAGCTTGCCATGA